ATTTTCCCGACGGACGACGACGGGTTTCAGTGTTGATTCTGGTCTGGTCGTATTCCAACGCCCCCTTTGTGATCGCTCTACCGACGGAACGGACCGAAGCGATTCTGGAAGGCATGGTGCAGGCGTTCGAGTATTTTGATCGCGTTCCCAAAGAAGTCTGGTGGGACAACCCGAAAACGGTAGCCGACGCGGTGCTCAGCGGGCGGAGTCGCAAAATCAACCAACGTTATGCAGCCCTGGCAAGTCATTATGTCTTTGAACCACTGTTCTGCCTGCCGGCCAGCGGGAACGAAAAACCGGTCGTTGAGAATCGCGTGAAGACGTTGCAGCGGAAATGGTCGACTCCGGTTCCCAAGATGGAAGATTTCGAGGAACTCAACAACTATCTTCGGCAATGCTGCCTCCAGGAACAGCAGCGTCTCAGTAGTGGTAAGACAGAAACCATCGGCACACGATTGGAACAGGACAAACAAAACGCCGCCGGGTTGCCCAGGCACCGCTTTGATCCGTGCATCCGCCGGGAAGTAAAGGTCAACAAGTATCAGTTCGCCCGGTTTGAGAACGTGGATTACAGCGTGCCGCGACAGTGTGCGTTTCAGACGGTGAGCGTCAAAGGTTACGTTGACCGTGTGGAAATGGTCTTTAAGGGAACTGTGGTGGCAACCCATCAAAGAAGCTATGAGAAAGGGTGTCAGATTCTTAACCCGTTGCATTACCTCGCAGCTTTGGGGCGGCGACCGGCTGCGTTAGATCATTCCAACGTCTACCGTCAGTGGAAGCTACCGCCGGTGTTTGACGAACTTCGCGAACGGCTGGAAAACCGGCATGGCTTATGTGCGGGAGCAAAACAATATGTACGAGTGCTACAGCTATTGTCCGCACATCCAGTCCAGCGCGTCCAGAAAACCATCGAACAGTTGCGTGGCCCCGAAGGAGCGGATGCCGACCGGATCATTCGCCGGGTCAAACGCAGTACCGCGCATGCCCGCAATCAGCCTGATTTCTCTCCGGCAACTCTGAGCAAAGAAGAATTGAGTCGTCCGGAGGTCTTGTCGGTACAGGTTCCCTGTCCGAGCCTGAACCATTTTGATTTGTTTCTTTCTACGTCAACACAAGGAGATCATCGTGCCCCCACAAACAATACAGAAGAAAAACGATCCGAATCTACTGCTGCAGAGCAATCTCAAGCAGTTAAGGTTACCGGCCATGAATGCGGAGTTCGAGAAGTTGGCCCACGAAGCGGCCAACTCAAATCAGACGTTCGAGCAATATCTGCTGCAGTTGACTGAACTGGAAGTGGCGGCACGGTCCACGAATGCGCTGACCAGCCGGATCAAACAGGCTCAGTTCCCAGTGGAAAAAGGGCTGGAAGATTACGACTTCGCGGCCATGAAATCAGTCAACAAACAGAAGGTGTTGGAGCTGGCCCGTGGTGAATGGGTCCGGCAACATACCAATCTCTGTCTGCTTGGTCAGCCGGGAACGGGCAAAACCCATCTGGCGATTGCACTGGGCCTGGCCGCCTGTCGTGAAGGAATCCGAACGAAATTCTTCACCGCTGCGGCACTCGTCAATCAACTGGAAACCGCGCAACAGCAATACAGTCTGGAGCGTCTCCTGAACAGGCTCGACAAGCTCGATCTGCTGATTGTCGACGAGCTGGGTTATCTGTCTTTCAGCCGTGCTGGTGCGGAACTACTGTTCCAGGTGTTTGCTGATCGTTATGAAAGACGAAGTCTGCTGATCACCAGCAACCTCGCCTTCAGCGACTGGGGCCAGATCTTTCAGGGCGAACGGATGACGGCAGCACTTTTGGATCGATTAACGCACCATTGTGAAATATTTGAGATGAATGGTGAAAGCTATCGGTTCAAAGAGTCGATGAAACAAAAGAAGCCACCTCGCAAAAAAGCCTGAGTCGCTTCCACACTTTGGCATACTGACCACCACGTTACCCCACGTGGTTAACCCAACCCCAGGTGGGTCCCATTTCCGCGCCAAAGTGGGTCCGCTTTACACGCCAATCTCCAAGAACTCTTTGGA
The sequence above is a segment of the Gimesia algae genome. Coding sequences within it:
- the istA gene encoding IS21 family transposase; protein product: MLTVDDYGRIRRAHRDGMSIREIARTFHHSRRKIREVLHGAGQPQQYSQRQTQAAPRLGPFHETIRQILADDESQPPKQRHTAQRIFERLRDEHGYLGGYDAVCRFVRKHRTNKRETFIPLDHQPGQRLEADFGKIYVDFPDGRRRVSVLILVWSYSNAPFVIALPTERTEAILEGMVQAFEYFDRVPKEVWWDNPKTVADAVLSGRSRKINQRYAALASHYVFEPLFCLPASGNEKPVVENRVKTLQRKWSTPVPKMEDFEELNNYLRQCCLQEQQRLSSGKTETIGTRLEQDKQNAAGLPRHRFDPCIRREVKVNKYQFARFENVDYSVPRQCAFQTVSVKGYVDRVEMVFKGTVVATHQRSYEKGCQILNPLHYLAALGRRPAALDHSNVYRQWKLPPVFDELRERLENRHGLCAGAKQYVRVLQLLSAHPVQRVQKTIEQLRGPEGADADRIIRRVKRSTAHARNQPDFSPATLSKEELSRPEVLSVQVPCPSLNHFDLFLSTSTQGDHRAPTNNTEEKRSESTAAEQSQAVKVTGHECGVREVGPRSGQLKSDVRAISAAVD
- the istB gene encoding IS21-like element helper ATPase IstB; protein product: MNAEFEKLAHEAANSNQTFEQYLLQLTELEVAARSTNALTSRIKQAQFPVEKGLEDYDFAAMKSVNKQKVLELARGEWVRQHTNLCLLGQPGTGKTHLAIALGLAACREGIRTKFFTAAALVNQLETAQQQYSLERLLNRLDKLDLLIVDELGYLSFSRAGAELLFQVFADRYERRSLLITSNLAFSDWGQIFQGERMTAALLDRLTHHCEIFEMNGESYRFKESMKQKKPPRKKA